A genomic window from Lotus japonicus ecotype B-129 chromosome 1, LjGifu_v1.2 includes:
- the LOC130731129 gene encoding F-box/LRR-repeat protein At4g14103-like isoform X1, whose product MTKGHCCDWISTLPDSILCFILSFLSTKQAAATSVLSKRWQPLWRSVPTLDLDDSIYYDRAKQGHARLVQPVSALVHLHHPIYKFRLRCISPFTDPANITTWVNAVVQRGGLQHLDLSIDRKYREPHINLSSIFSCKTLVVLKLRGSKITKLEPISSVYLPSLQVLHLQGLTFSEFGCLAKLLYGCPVLKDFKESHLLFENDFLIDEDIVTDIEFKALPKLLKADISDFHTKIMLEVVNNVKFLHIDEIDGILVEGTSPYIFPMFHNLTHIELEYSYYYYNNDWSEVVELLKSCPMLQVLVIYQPYFDDHVSDLPQETVYPPSMLHLKRCTEERFKFARYITEDSKEDDNMQWHWGRLEPVVSELK is encoded by the exons ATGACAAAGGGTCACTGTTGCGATTGGATTAGCACCTTACCAGACTCAATCCTCTGTTTCATcctctcttttctctcaacCAAGCAAGCCGCTGCCACCAGCGTCCTCTCCAAGCGGTGGCAGCCACTGTGGCGTTCAGTCCCCACTCTCGACTTGGATGACTCCATCTACTATGACAGAGCCAAACAGGGTCATGCTCGTCTTGTTCAGCCTGTTTCTGCACTCGTTCATCTTCACCATCCCATCTACAAATTTCGCCTCAGGTGTATCTCTCCTTTCACTGATCCTGCAAATATCACCACATGGGTCAACGCTGTTGTGCAACGCGGAGGACTTCAACACCTTGATCTCTCCATCGATCGCAAGTATCGGGAACCACACATCAACTTGTCTTCCATTTTCAGTTGCAAAACTCTGGTGGTTCTCAAGTTGAGGGGTAGCAAGATCACCAAGTTGGAACCTATTTCCTCTGTTTACTTACCCTCCCTTCAAGTTCTCCATCTACAAGGTTTGACTTTCTCAGAATTTGGTTGTCTGGCCAAGCTTCTTTATGGATGCCCAGTTCTTAAGGACTTTAAAGAAAGTCATTTATTGTTTGAAAATGATTTCTTGATTGATGAAGATATTGTCACTGACATAGAATTTAAAGCCTTGCCCAAGTTGCTGAAAGCAGATATTTCTGATTTCCATACAAAGATTATGTTGGAAGTGGTTAATAATGTCAAGTTTTTGCACATAGATGAG ATTGATGGTATTCTTGTTGAAGGCACAAGCCCCTACATTTTCCCCATGTTTCACAATTTGACCCACATTGAACTTGAATATAGCTATTACTATTATAATAATGATTGGTCTGAGGTAGTGGAATTGCTCAAGTCTTGCCCCATGCTTCAAGTTCTTGTCATTTACCAG CCATATTTTGATGACCATGTGTCTGATCTACCTCAAGAAACAGTATACCCACCATCTATGTTACATCTTAAAAGATGCACCGAAGAAAGATTTAAATTTGCAAGGTATATAACAGAAGATTCTAAAGAAGATGACAATATGCAGTGGCATTGGGGAAGGCTTGAGCCTGTGGTATCTGAACTCAAATGA
- the LOC130731131 gene encoding wee1-like protein kinase — translation MMKRKTQNGIRKNERRKMKGTLSTKHLQLQLNQISLFPILPTSSTTSSAFHNLLDSEPHAGADPSDDRDFILSQDFFCTPDYITPDNQHILNGLDFNKGNTPCPKSPEKLNTTKSKRCRLDAISVNPLSPTFSNDHQIVELGKDSVVEEVAVEKTVEDGKPRAQNYVSHSAVALRCRAMPPPCIRNPYLKDVSKMETDPFGNQRSKCAGLFPGFGGGDGLSRYRTDFHEIELIGRGNFSTVFKALKRIDGCLYAVKHSTRQLHQETERRKALMEVQALAAMGSHENIVGYYSSWFENEHLYIQMELCDHSLSINKCSALLTEGQVLDALYQVANALRFIHEKGIAHLDVKPDNIYIKNGVYKLGDFGCATLLDTSLPIEEGDARYMPQEILNENYDHLDKVDIFSLGASIYELIRRLPLPDSGCNFLNLKGGKLPLLPGHSLQLQNLLKVMMDPDPVKRPSARELVENPIFGRALRTAKN, via the exons atgatgaagaggaaAACCCAGAACGGGATCAGGAAGAATGAGAGAAGGAAGATGAAAGGGACACTCAGCACCAAGCACTTGCAGCTTCAGCTCAATCAAATCTCACTCTTCCCCATTCTCCCAACATCTTCTACTACCTCTTCCGCCTTCCACAACCTTCTCGATTCCGAACCCCACGCCGGCGCCGACCCTTCCGATGACAGAGATTTCATTCTCAGCCAGGATTTCTTCTG CACTCCGGATTACATTACCCCTGATAATCAGCATATTTTGAATGGATTGGATTTCAATAAG gGAAATACCCCTTGCCCCAAATCGCCAGAGAAGCTCAATACAACAAAAAGTAAGAGATGCCGATTAG ATGCTATCTCGGTAAACCCTCTCAGTCCTACCTTTTCTAATGACCATCAAATTGTGGAGCTTGGAAAGGATTCTGTTGTAGAGGAAGTAGCTGTTGAGAAAACAGTTGAAGATGGTAAACCAAGGGCTCAAAATTATGTTTCACATTCTGCAGTTGCATTGCGATGTAGGGCTATGCCTCCTCCTTGCATCAGAAATCCCTATTTGAAAGATGTTTCTAAAATGGAGACTGATCCCTTTGGAAACCAAAGATCAAAATGTGCAG GTCTCTTCCCTGGCTTTGGAGGCGGTGATGGGCTTTCACGCTATCGTACTGACTTTCATGAGATTGAG CTAATTGGTAGAGGGAACTTTAGTACTGTTTTTAAAGCATTGAAGCGAATAGATGGTTGCTTGTATGCTGTGAAACACAGCACCAGACAGTTACACCAGGAAACAGAAAG GAGAAAAGCATTAATGGAAGTTCAAGCTTTGGCAGCCATGG GGTCTCATGAGAACATTGTGGGATATTATTCTTCATGGTTTGAAAATGAGCATCTGTACATTCAGATGGAGCTATGTGATCACAGCTTATCCATAAACAAATGCTCTGCATTGTTAACAGAAGGACAAGTCTTAGACGCTTTATATCAG GTTGCAAATGCACTGCGATTTATACACGAGAAGGGGATAGCTCATCTAGATGTTAAACCAGATAATATCTATATAAAAAATGGTGTTTATAAGCTTGGTGATTTTGGATGTGCAACCCTTCTTGATACTAGCCTACCAATTGAGGAGGGCGATGCGCGTTATATGCCCCAGGAAATCCTTAATGAGAATTATGATCACCTGGACAAGGTTGATATCTTCTCCTTGGGAGCTTCTATTTATGAACTCATTCGCAGATTGCCTTTGCCAGACTCAGGGTGCAATTTTTTAAATCTTAAAGGGGGCAAGTTGCCACTCCTGCCTGGTCATTCGTTGCAACTTCAAAACTTGCTCAAg GTAATGATGGACCCCGATCCTGTGAAGAGGCCTTCTGCTAGAGAGCTAGTAGAGAACCCAATTTTTGGCAGGGCCTTAAGAACAGCAAAGAATTGA
- the LOC130731130 gene encoding uncharacterized protein LOC130731130 codes for METKTAKSMLSTTPMKGRETRPIHYTFRIESFSMLSKFSVEKCASEEFEAGGYKWSLSIYPTGNTKGEGEGHVSIYLVLMDTSSLPVDWEVKAIVNFSAYNFLDDEYVTTQDTSLRRFHALKTEWGVPKFMDLGTFNDPSKGYLIDDTCVFGAEVFVVKNTHKGDCLSMLHGPVTVSHSWKFKFSQSIEKHESESFFGGDYKWKLVLYPNGIVEGKGNSMSLFLVLDVSTLPPNTKLVVDCILRAKDQLREQHAIQKFCRKFSESASVWGSRRLVALAKVRDLKNGLLLGDSCILEAEFTILGLIKPGI; via the exons ATGGAAACCAAAACTGCTAAGTCAATGTTGTCTACAACACCCATGAAAG GAAGAGAAACTCGGCCAATTCATTACACATTCAGAATTGAGTCCTTCTCAATGCTTTCCAAGTTCTCAGTAGAAAAATGTGCTTCCGAAGAATTTGAAGCAGGGGGTTACAAATG GAGCCTATCTATTTATCCAACAGGGAACAcaaaaggagaaggagaaggtcaTGTTTCTATTTATTTGGTGCTTATGGACACAAGCTCATTACCTGTTGATTGGGAAGTCAAAGCCATAGTCAATTTTTCTGCATACAATTTTCTTGATGATGAGTATGTTACAACTCAAG ATACAAGTCTAAGGCGTTTCCATGCCCTGAAAACTGAGTGGGGGGTCCCCAAATTCATGGACCTGGGCACATTTAATGACCCTTCAAAAGGATATCTGATTGATGATACTTGTGTTTTTGGAGCTGAGGTTTTCGTTGTCAAGAACACACATAAAGGCGATTGCTTATCAATGTTACATGGACCTGTGACTGTTTCCCATAGCTGGAAATTCAAATTTTCCCAATCAATAGAAAAGCACGAGTCTGAATCATTTTTTGGGGGAGACTACAAATG GAAACTCGTTTTATACCCCAATGGAATAGTTGAGGGAAAGGGTAATAGTATGTCACTATTTTTAGTTTTGGATGTGTCAACTCTCCCACCCAACACCAAGCTTGTTGTCGATTGCATCCTGCGCGCAAAAGACCAACTCAGAGAGCAACATGCTATACAAAAAT TCTGTCGAAAGTTCTCGGAGTCGGCTTCCGTGTGGGGTTCAAGACGGCTTGTGGCCTTGGCTAAAGTTAGAGATCTGAAGAATGGGCTTTTGTTGGGTGATAGTTGCATCCTTGAAGCTGAATTTACAATTCTTGGCCTAATTAAACCAGGAATATGA
- the LOC130731128 gene encoding autophagy-related protein 18a-like — translation MATLSEHASPPWPNPNPNPNSTTNPNFLPEQSQTLDFDSLMPPPPPHHDSPEFSPAPLPPLPSLLHLSFNQDQACFAAAADNGFRIYNCDPYRELFRREFDGGGIGHVEMLFRCNILALVGGGSHPQYPPNKVMIWDDHQGRCIGELSFRAAVRGVRLRRDRIIVVVEQKIFVYNFADLKLMHQIDTIPNPKGLCAVSHQSDSLVLACPGLHKGQIRVEHYAQKKTKFISAHDSRIACFALTLDGQLIATASSKGTLVRIYDTDHGTLLQEVRRGANAAEIFSLAFSSCAQWLAVSSDKGTVHVFSLKVNSSVPAEHGKSQSSSNSDPTAAPSSSSRSFIKFKGVLPKYFSSEWSVAQFHLQEGTHYTVAFGLQKNTVIILGMDGSYYRCQFDPAHGGEMAQLEYHNFLKPETETETAL, via the exons ATGGCAACCCTTTCTGAACACGCTTCACCACCatggccaaacccaaaccctaatCCCAATTCAACCACCAACCCTAATTTCCTCCCCGAACAATCTCAAACCCTCGACTTCGATTCCCTCATGCCTCCCCCACCGCCTCACCACGACTCGCCGGAGTTTTCCCCTGCTCCACTTCCACCGCTCCCGTCGCTGCTCCACTTATCCTTTAACCAGGACCAGGCCTGCTTCGCCGCCGCCGCAGACAACGGCTTCCGCATCTACAATTGCGACCCGTACCGGGAGCTTTTCCGCCGCGAGTTCGACGGCGGAGGGATCGGCCACGTCGAGATGCTCTTCCGCTGCAACATACTGGCTCTCGTTGGTGGTGGGTCCCACCCTCAGTACCCTCCCAACAAGGTCATGATCTGGGATGACCACCAGGGAAGGTGCATTGGGGAGCTTTCGTTCCGCGCTGCCGTTCGCGGCGTTCGGCTCCGCCGTGATAGGATAATTGTAGTCGTGGAGCAGAAGATATTCGTGTATAACTTCGCCGACCTTAAGCTGATGCACCAGATTGATACTATTCCGAACCCGAAAGGGCTATGTGCTGTTTCGCACCAGTCAGATTCTCTGGTTCTCGCGTGCCCTGGTTTGCATAAGGGTCAGATTCGAGTTGAGCACTATGCGCAGAAGAAGACCAAGTTCATCTCTGCCCATGATTCGAGAATAGCTTGTTTCGCTCTCACGCTTGATGGACAGTTGATCGCCACTGCCAGCTCCAAGGGTACGCTGGTTCGGATTTATGATACGGATCATGGCACGCTTCTTCAGGAA GTAAGAAGGGGTGCAAATGCAGCTGAGATCTTCAGTTTGGCGTTCTCTTCTTGTGCTCAGTGGTTAGCAGTCTCAAGTGACAAGGGAACTGTACATGTTTTCAGCCTTAAGGTTAATTCCAGTGTCCCTGCTGAGCATGGAAAGTCACAAAGTTCATCAAATTCAGACCCCACTGCTGCCCCATCTAGCTCATCTCGCTCCTTCATTAAATTTAAAG GAGTGTTGCCCAAGTATTTCAGTTCAGAGTGGTCAGTTGCTCAGTTTCACTTACAAGAGGGCACTCATTACACTGTTGCCTTTGGTCTCCAAAAGAATACTGTCATAATTCTCGGCATGGATGGAAG CTATTACCGATGCCAGTTTGATCCAGCGCATGGAGGGGAGATGGCTCAGCTggaatatcacaactttttaaagccagaaacagaaacagaaacagcCTTATGA
- the LOC130731129 gene encoding putative F-box/LRR-repeat protein At5g41840 isoform X2, producing MTKGHCCDWISTLPDSILCFILSFLSTKQAAATSVLSKRWQPLWRSVPTLDLDDSIYYDRAKQGHARLVQPVSALVHLHHPIYKFRLRCISPFTDPANITTWVNAVVQRGGLQHLDLSIDRKYREPHINLSSIFSCKTLVVLKLRGSKITKLEPISSVYLPSLQVLHLQEFKALPKLLKADISDFHTKIMLEVVNNVKFLHIDEIDGILVEGTSPYIFPMFHNLTHIELEYSYYYYNNDWSEVVELLKSCPMLQVLVIYQPYFDDHVSDLPQETVYPPSMLHLKRCTEERFKFARYITEDSKEDDNMQWHWGRLEPVVSELK from the exons ATGACAAAGGGTCACTGTTGCGATTGGATTAGCACCTTACCAGACTCAATCCTCTGTTTCATcctctcttttctctcaacCAAGCAAGCCGCTGCCACCAGCGTCCTCTCCAAGCGGTGGCAGCCACTGTGGCGTTCAGTCCCCACTCTCGACTTGGATGACTCCATCTACTATGACAGAGCCAAACAGGGTCATGCTCGTCTTGTTCAGCCTGTTTCTGCACTCGTTCATCTTCACCATCCCATCTACAAATTTCGCCTCAGGTGTATCTCTCCTTTCACTGATCCTGCAAATATCACCACATGGGTCAACGCTGTTGTGCAACGCGGAGGACTTCAACACCTTGATCTCTCCATCGATCGCAAGTATCGGGAACCACACATCAACTTGTCTTCCATTTTCAGTTGCAAAACTCTGGTGGTTCTCAAGTTGAGGGGTAGCAAGATCACCAAGTTGGAACCTATTTCCTCTGTTTACTTACCCTCCCTTCAAGTTCTCCATCTACAAG AATTTAAAGCCTTGCCCAAGTTGCTGAAAGCAGATATTTCTGATTTCCATACAAAGATTATGTTGGAAGTGGTTAATAATGTCAAGTTTTTGCACATAGATGAG ATTGATGGTATTCTTGTTGAAGGCACAAGCCCCTACATTTTCCCCATGTTTCACAATTTGACCCACATTGAACTTGAATATAGCTATTACTATTATAATAATGATTGGTCTGAGGTAGTGGAATTGCTCAAGTCTTGCCCCATGCTTCAAGTTCTTGTCATTTACCAG CCATATTTTGATGACCATGTGTCTGATCTACCTCAAGAAACAGTATACCCACCATCTATGTTACATCTTAAAAGATGCACCGAAGAAAGATTTAAATTTGCAAGGTATATAACAGAAGATTCTAAAGAAGATGACAATATGCAGTGGCATTGGGGAAGGCTTGAGCCTGTGGTATCTGAACTCAAATGA